Sequence from the Sphingomonas koreensis genome:
AGACCGGACCCTCGCCGGCATCGAAGCGGCGAGGATCGCGTTCGAGGCCGAAAGCCAAGTCGAACGCGTCGCCAGATATCATGGCGACAAGGCGCGCTGGGTGCTCGACGCCTGGATCGGGACCTGGCGGAGGCCCGCCTTCGCGACCTGGTCGCTCGACGACGAGCTTCGCCGGCTACGCTGCCCGGTGCTGGCGCTGCACGGCGATCACGACGAATATGGCTCGAACGCGCATCCCGAACGCATCGCCGCGCTCGCCGGCGGCCCGGCCCGCGCGGTGATCCTCAAGGACTGCCACCACATGCCGCATCGCGAGATGCCGGATACGGTGCTGAACCTGGTCCGGGATCTTGTGCGGACGGTCTAGCGCGACAACGGCGTCCTAGCTCGCAGGATCGTATGCGAATTCGCGCAACTCCTGTGCGCAACGGCATGCGACCGCGATCCGGCGCGCCCATTCGACCGCCTCGTCGCGCGTTGGCACCTCCAGCACCAGGAACCCGCCATTCAGCCGGCTGCCCGGATAGGTCTCGCCCGATACCGATCCGTCGCCGGAGACCCGCACCGGCGCGACGCTCTCGTCGATCCCGCCGCCGAATACATAGACTCCCGCGGCCTTGGCCTCCTCGACCACCGCATGCGCGTCGATCGACACGGCCGGAAGCTCGTCTTGTGAGACCTGCATGGCCTCGGCGGGGAAGGAGATGAGGTATTTGGTCATGCCGCGATGATGTCGCGAAGATCGGGCCGCAGCAAGCGGGCAGGGTGGATGCGCTGCGCGATTGGCAGGCGCGTGCGACATCTCCGGTTTGCCGGAGCGCCGCGTGGCATCGACATGCTCGCCGTTGCGCTGGCGGATCTGCAATCGCGTCGGAAGCATCGCCGCAACATCGACCTCCACCTGTTCCTCAATGCCCTTCGCCCTGCCTTCCGCCGTCCGGTACGGTTGTCCTCACCCGCTGAAACCCGTCAGCCGTGTAAGTCACGGGATAACCGTAATAACCTGGTGAAGTTTTCCTACACGAGCCAAATGGGTTATACTGCGATCCTCGGCATTGGACGGGAAAGCGAAAGAGAACAGGATGCACCGCGCAGCCAATTCAAGTGTGAACTTTGCCGGCCGCCGTTCGTGCTATTCGCGCCAGCTCTTGTCGGTGCGGTCGACCAGCCGCACCATTGCGGCAAAGTCGGCCGCGCCCGGGGCGATCGATGCCTGCGCCATGTGCAGGTCGCGCTGATGCACCGCGACCACCTCGTCCGGCACCACCAGCGGCTTGCCCATCGACAGGGTGGCGAGCTGGATCTCGCAGGCGCGTTGCAGTGCCCAATGCTTGACGAACGCCTCGGGCAGGGTACGGCCCATCGCGACGATGCCGTGGTTGCGCAGCAGCAGCATCCGCTTGTCGCCCAGATTCTCGATCAGCCGGTCGCCTTCCTCGTCGCGCACCGTCACGCCCTCGAAGTCGTGATAGGCGATCTGCCCGGCGAAGTTGCAGGCGTAGAAGTTGATCGGCTGCAGCCCGCCCTCCAGGCTGCTCACCGCCATCCCCGCGGTGGTGTGGGTGTGCATGATGCAATGCACGTCGGGCAGGTTGCGGTGGAACACCGAATGCTGGACGAAGCCGGCGCGGTTGACGAGGTACGGGCTGCCGTCGAGCTTGTTGCCGTCGATATCGATCTTGACCAGGTTCGACGCCTTCACCTCGCTGAAATGCAGCCCGAACGGGTTGATCAGGAACGCATGATCCTCGCCCGGCACCTTCAGCGTGATGTGGTTGTAGATCATCTCGGACCAGCCGAGCATGTCGAACACGCGGTAGGCGGAAGCGAGCTGCTGGCGCGCCTCCCATTCGGCGTCGGTCATGACGCGGCTGGTCTCGGCGGCGGCGGTGGCCATGATACCCTCTCCGTTTTTCGTGGTTGCGGTATGTATGCCATGAAGCGGCGGGGCAGGGCAACTTGCGTTGCGCGGGCGAAGCCGCTAGGGGCCGCCGCAGTCATCTGGGGAGTAGCCAGCCGTCTTGCGACGGGCCTCCGCGTCAACACACTTGGTCGAGAGGCCATGGCGCGAAGGGAACAGGGACTTGCGTCCCGTTCGGGCGAGACCAATGGCGCCATGCTTTCCGCTCAGGCTGGGCGGGAGGGTGTGGTGTCGTTGGAACTTCGCACCGCCCGGCCTGGAGACCTGTCTTGGAAGCCTTCCTCACCTCTACCGCGCTGGTCGCGCTCGCCGAGATCGGCGACAAGACGCAGCTGTTGGCGATTGTGCTGGCCACCCGTTTCAAGCGGCCGATGCCGATCATCCTCGGCATCCTCGTCGCGACCCTCGCCAATCATTTCCTCGCCGCGCTGGTGGGGCAGCAGGCGGCGGCTTGGCTGGAAGGGGCGTGGTTCCGCTACCTGATCGCGGCCTCCTTCATCGTCATGGCGGCGTGGACGCTGATCCCCGACAAGCTCGACAATGAGGATAGCAAGCCTTTGAAATACGGTGCATTTGCGACCACGGCTATCGCCTTCTTCCTGGTCGAGATGGGCGACAAGACCCAGGTCGCGACGATCGCGCTCGGCGCCCGCTTTGCCGAGGTCGGCTGGGTCACCGCCGGAACCACCCTTGGAATGATGATCGCCAATGTTCCGGCGGTCTTCCTC
This genomic interval carries:
- a CDS encoding class II aldolase/adducin family protein is translated as MATAAAETSRVMTDAEWEARQQLASAYRVFDMLGWSEMIYNHITLKVPGEDHAFLINPFGLHFSEVKASNLVKIDIDGNKLDGSPYLVNRAGFVQHSVFHRNLPDVHCIMHTHTTAGMAVSSLEGGLQPINFYACNFAGQIAYHDFEGVTVRDEEGDRLIENLGDKRMLLLRNHGIVAMGRTLPEAFVKHWALQRACEIQLATLSMGKPLVVPDEVVAVHQRDLHMAQASIAPGAADFAAMVRLVDRTDKSWRE
- a CDS encoding YciI family protein, with amino-acid sequence MTKYLISFPAEAMQVSQDELPAVSIDAHAVVEEAKAAGVYVFGGGIDESVAPVRVSGDGSVSGETYPGSRLNGGFLVLEVPTRDEAVEWARRIAVACRCAQELREFAYDPAS
- a CDS encoding TMEM165/GDT1 family protein; the protein is MEAFLTSTALVALAEIGDKTQLLAIVLATRFKRPMPIILGILVATLANHFLAALVGQQAAAWLEGAWFRYLIAASFIVMAAWTLIPDKLDNEDSKPLKYGAFATTAIAFFLVEMGDKTQVATIALGARFAEVGWVTAGTTLGMMIANVPAVFLGNELVRRVPLRTVRIVAALMFLAIGIWMLAQTALAG